TGGCCAACTGCCGGAGACCCAGCAGGTCAGCTGAACAATGCTGCTATATCCACTTGGCAGCAGGCGGTAAACGGTCCGAACCAGATTGTTGGATCGGGCGGTTATAACGCTTACACATTCAATCCGGATGGCCTTCCTGCGGGTGATTACTACATCGAGTTTAGTGCTTCGCAGTCCAGTTATAGCTCGCAACAGCTTATCATACCTTATTACGACATTACCGTTGCAACTGAAGGTGGAACACCAACTGCAATTGATGGTCGTGTGTTCTCGTACAACTGGGCTTTCATGTGTCCTTCCATCGACTATCCGAACGATTATTTCGACCGCGATTTTACGGGTACGCTCTATATCTATTCGGATGATGGTTTTGTGAGTCTGATCGATTTCAGCCAAGCTGGTTTTCAAGGTGCAGCTTTTAACATCGCTTTCAACAGTTCCGGTACCAGCGCGACAGGCGTTTTTGAAGTGGACCGTGCCTCGGTGGAGAGTGCGAACGTGACCTTTGCGGAGTATCGGGTCTTTTTGAATAATCCGGATGAGACATCCTACCCGAACGGCTCATTTGGTGAGTTTGTGACCAATGCCGACTTTCCGAAACTCTATGGTTGTCCTGACGACAATCTATGGTTCTTCAGGCTTGCGGCAACGAAAGCGGGTAGGGTAGAAGTGCTCATAGATTCAGATGCCAACGGACAATATGATCCAGGTTCGGCTGACGTGCTTCTGACCACGGACATCGTTCCGTTCCCGGGTGAGACACCCCCATATGACCGAGATATTCCTTGGGATGGTCTGGATGGTTTAGGAAACCCGATTCCAACCAATACCAACCTCAGTGTTCAATATAGTTACTCCCAAGGGTACTATCACTTGCCGGTGTATGATGTGGAACACTTGAGAACCGGTATGCAGGTTCAGGCGGTACGCCCTGCCACACCACAGCCCTACGATCCGAAGTTCTTCTATGACGATCAGGCGATTACCGAAACGTTACCTGGTGGTCAGCCAGCCCTCGAATTGAACGGTTGTACGCCTCCTTGTCACTATTGGGATGCATACGATTATGGAAACGTGAATACGATTAACACTTTCTGGTATGCTTATCGATCTGCGACCAATGTGACGATTCCGTTTGAGACGCCTCCGCCAACATGTGCGGGATGTCCTTTTGTTCCGTTTGAGATCATAGGCAGTGTCTTCTTGGATACTGATGCCAATGGCACCATGGATGGTTCCGATTACGGTTTTGCTGGCGTAACTGTGAACGTATATAATGATGCGAACAACAATGGCACTTACGAATCCGGGACAGATCCGCTTATAGATACGGATGTGACTGACAGCCTTGGTAATTACTCATTGATCGGTCAGATCGCTACGGATCACTTGATCGTGATCGATCAGACTACGCTGCCATCGAACAGCACAATGACCACAAACGATCTGTATAGCGTACAATTCTCATCTCTGTACGATGCTTCTTGCGATAGCATGTTCGGCTTTGTGACCTATCCGATCGCTGTTACTGACTATGATACGATCCAAGATACATCCATTCCGATCGTTGTATGTGTTCAGAACAATGATTCTGACCCATTGGGCGGAGGATTGACCACATCCATTGTTACCGCACCTGTAAATGGCGGAACGGCTGTGCTTCAGGGAGATTGCATCCAGTACACGGCCATACCCAATTATATAGGTGTAGATTCTCTGCTCTATCAGGTATGTACTCCTGAGGGCCTTTGCGACAGTGCATGGGTCATCATCCAGATAGGAGATATATGTGGTGATGGAATTGATAACGATGGCGATGGTATCATTGATAATTATTCTCCTCAGATAGTTGTCACAGCAAGTGGAACAGACCCTTATTGTGTAGGTTTTTCGGATGGAACGCTGACCAGTAGCGCCACCGGTGGTCGACCTCCATATTCTATCACTTGGATCGAGAACAGCCTTCCATTTGCATCAACTGCCGATGTGAACGGACTGGGCGCAGGAACTTATATCGTTTCTTACGAGGATGCAAACGGTTGTAAGGAAAGTCAGACGGTTACGTTGACAGAGGACAACTGTCCACCGATCGCGAACAATGATTTCAACAATACCTTGGTTGATGTTCCGGTTTCAGGAAACGTGGTAACAAATGATATTGACCTGAACGGTGACAACCTCATTGTAAATACCACTCCGGTTTCTGGTCCTTCGCATGGTAGTGTAACGCTTAATGCGAATGGAACTTACACGTACACTCCGAACTCCGGTTATGAGGGAGAGGATGAGTTCGTTTACCGTGTCTGTGACGATGGCACACCCTCACTCTGCGATCAGGCAACGGTTTACATCGAGGTGATTCCGATCACTTCTGGAAATGAGCCACCGATAGCAAACGCGGATGTTGCTCAAACGATGCAGGACGTTCCGGTTACAGGAAATGTGCTTGTAAACGATGGTGACCCTGATGGAAACAACATCATTCTGAACACAACTCCGATCACGGGTCCAACCAATGGAACGGTTACATTGAATCCTGATGGTTCATTCACCTACACGCCCAACTCCGGTTTCACCGGAACGGATACCTATATATATAGCATCTGCGATGATGCTACCCCATCGCTTTGCGATACCGCGGTGGTGACCATCAATGTTCTTCCGGATTCTGGTCCGGGCAACGACCCTCCATTTGCGGGTGATGATGGTGCATTGACCCCGCAGGATGTTCCAGTTTCTGGAAATCTGCTTACCAATGATTTTGATCCGAACGGAGACAACATCATTATTAATACAACTCAGGTCTCAGGGTCATCGAATGGTACGGTTACCATTTCCTCAAATGGAGATTACACCTATACTCCAAACTCCGGTTTCATCGGTGCCGATCAGTTCGTGTATCAAATATGCGATGATGGCACGCCAAGCCTTTGTGCTACGGCCACTTGCTACATCACGGTTTACCCGGACAATAATCCTCCGATCGCCACCGATGATATCAACTCAACATTGGTGGGTGTTCCGGTTTCTGGAAATGTTTCAACAAACGACACGGATCCGGATGGCGATGACCTGACGGTGAACACCACGTTGGTGACCAACCCTTCCAATGGTTCGGTGACCATCAACCCAGATGGTTCTTACACCTATACTCCAAACTCTGGTTTCAGCGGTGAGGACACATTTGAGTACGTGACCTGCGATAATGGAATTCCAAGCCTTTGCGATACGGCTCAGGTTTCCATTCAGGTTGTTCCTATTACAACCGGTAATGAACCTCCAGTTGCACAGGATGATGCTGCTCAAACGCAGGTTGATGTTCCTGTTTCTGGAAACGTACTCATCAATGATGACGACCCTGATGGAAACAACATCATTTTGAATACCACTCCGGTCACAGGTCCTTCTCACGGTACCGTGACCTTGAACCCTGATGGAACGTTTACTTACACGCCTGATCCGGGATACGTTGGGACAGATGTCTTTACATATAGTATATGTGATGATGCCACACCATCGCTGTGTGATGAGGCACAGGTGACGATCGTGGTTGTTCCGAATTACAACGGACCGGACAACGATCCTCCATTTGCTGGCGATGACGCTGCATTGACACCTCAGGAAGTACCTGTTTCTGGAGACCTTCTTGCGAATGATTTCGACCCGAACGGAGACAACATCACCATTAATACTACTCCGGTTTCTGGGCCATCTCATGGTACGGTGGTCATTAATCCGAACGGAACTTACACGTATACTCCAAACCCAGGCTATACTGGTCCAGACCAATATGTGTATGAGATCTGCGATGATGGCACGCCAAGTCTTTGTGCTCAGGCCACATGCTACATCACGGTTTACCCAGACAATAACCCACCGACAGCGGTCAACGACTTCAATAATACATTGGTTGATACGCCAGTTTCGGGCAATGTTGCTACCAACGATTCGGACCCTGACGGTGATAACCTCACGGTGAATACAACTTTGGTAAGTGGCCCATCAAATGGTACCGTTACCATGAACCCAGATGGCTCTTACACCTACACGCCAAACCCAGGGTACGTTGGTGAGGACACCTTTACCTACGAGATCTGCGATGATGGAATTCCATCGCTTTGCGATCAGGCAACGGTAACCATTTCGGTTATTCCTGTAACGAATGATAACGACCCACCTGTAGCCAACCCAGATGCATACGTAACGCAGGTTGGAGTTCCTGTTGGTGGAAATATCACGGCAAATGATGATGATCCGGATGGAGACAACATCATGCTGAACACAACTCCGCTGACCGGACCTTCTCATGGAACCGTTACGGTGAACGCGAACGGAAATATCGTTTACACTCCGAACCCGGGTTATGTAGGTCAGGATTCTTTCACATACCAGATATGTGATGACGGAACACCTGTGCTGTGCAATCAGACGACTGTGACCATTACGGTGCTCCCAGATTACAACGGACCGGACAATGATCCTCCATTTGCCGGAGATGATGCAGCGCTGACTCCGATGAACGTTCCGGTTTCTGGAGACCACTTGGTGAACGATTTCGATCCGAACGGAGACAATATCATCATCAATACAACTCCTGTTTCAGGGCCGTCTCACGGTACGGTTGTCATCAACCCGAATGGAACTTACACCTATACACCAGCATCTGGTTATGTTGGTCCGGATCAGTTCGTGTATCAGATCTGTGATGATGGAACGCCAAGCCTTTGTGCTCAGGCAACCTGCTACATTACGGTGTTCCCTGGTCCAGGAATTTCTTACACCACTACAGAGCCATTGTGTAATGGAAATGCCAATGGTTCTATCAACATTACAGTTACCAATGCCACGCCTCCGCTAACTTACAGCTGGTCCAACGGTGCAACAACTGAAGACCTGAATAACGTTGCTGCTGGTACTTACGTGGTCACGGTTACTGATGCGCAGGGAAGTGTACTTCAGCAAACTATTCAACTTACACAACCCGATGTTCTCGGTACCACTGTTGATGTTCAGGATGAGACCATCGTGAACGGATGTAACGGTTCGGCAACTGCCAACCCAACAGGTGGAACAGGACCATACACTTATTTGTGGAGTGATGGTCAGACCACACAGACCGCAACAGGTCTTTGTGCTGGAATCTACACGGTTACGATCACAGATGCGAACGGATGTACGGTTACAACAAGTCGCGTTATCAATCCGCCATCCTGTGATCTGGATGTGAACGTCACAGGTCAGCCAGTTGGTTGTAATGGCGGCACGAATGGAAGTGTTCTTGCCACTCCAATCACGCAGCAGAACAATACACCATTTACGTATGCTTGGAGCAATGGAGCAACCACTCAGCAGATAACCGCTGTGGCTGCCGGACCATATTCGGTAACAGTTACCGATGCCATCGGTTGTACAGCTTCTGGAAGCTTCACCGTTACCGAACCACCTTTGCTTGGGGTTACCACTTCGGTTGTTGACGAGCAGACCTTCAACGGATGTGATGGTTCGGCAACAGCAACGGCTACAGGAGGAACATCACCATTCCTATATGAGTGGAGCGATGGCCAGCTCGGTCAGACGGCTTCAAATCTCTGCCCAGGAAACTACACCGTGACCATTACGGATGCGAACGGTTGTACCAGTTCAAGAACAATTACTGTCAATGCACTTTCGTGCGGTGGATTTGCGGTATCGGTCAATACGTATAACCTATCATGTTTCAACGCAAGTGACGGTGCTGCCGTAGCAGTAGTTTCTGGCGGAACTGCTCCGTTTACTTATTTCTGGCCAACAGGAGGTTCATCGGCAGATAGCCTTGCCAACTTGGGTGCTGGAACGTTCACTGTTCAAGTGACGGATTCTGTCAACTGTCAGCAGACAGCGAGTGGGGTTGTTACGCAACCAGCCGTTTTGCAGGCGGCAACTGCTGTTGATCCAGTTACCTGCCACGGTCTGGCAAATGGAGCCATCGAGCTGACGGTTACTGGAGGTACAACGCCTTATTCTTATTCATGGTCGAATGGTGCCACCACCGAGGACATTAATAACCTCGGACCAGGCACTTATGGTGTGTCCATTCTGGATGCACACGGTTGTACAGCCAATTCAAGTGGTTCGGTAACCGAGCCAGATACATTGGGAGCCAGTAGTGTTGATACGGACGTGACCTGCTTTGGAGGTTCTGATGGAGCCATCGACCTTACGGCTACGGGAGGTCTTCCACCATATAACTATTCTTGGTCGAACGGGCAGACAACGCAGGATGTCTCCAACCTCAGTGCAGGAGCGTATAGTGTAACGTTTGCCGATCAGAACGGATGTGTGTTCGTTTACTCCACCACAATCGATCAGGCATCGCAGTTCAATCCGACCATTACGGCTGATGGCCCGACCACATTCTGTAATGGAGACAGCGTAGTACTTACTGCAACTGCGGGTGACAACTACCTGTGGAGTACGGGAGCAACCACGCAGTCCATCACGGTATTTGCA
Above is a genomic segment from Flavobacteriales bacterium containing:
- a CDS encoding tandem-95 repeat protein; this encodes MRNQPITNTDIMNNRSYPLALLTGLFCFFMLGSNLSYAEGTKQTTATSSDYTHLLVNVDEYNNFGRYDGNVDQRLFIHFEDPENEVVYFGFSNFKSETHWPNTGGNRTGYFRIKDPSGNVVWPTAGDPAGQLNNAAISTWQQAVNGPNQIVGSGGYNAYTFNPDGLPAGDYYIEFSASQSSYSSQQLIIPYYDITVATEGGTPTAIDGRVFSYNWAFMCPSIDYPNDYFDRDFTGTLYIYSDDGFVSLIDFSQAGFQGAAFNIAFNSSGTSATGVFEVDRASVESANVTFAEYRVFLNNPDETSYPNGSFGEFVTNADFPKLYGCPDDNLWFFRLAATKAGRVEVLIDSDANGQYDPGSADVLLTTDIVPFPGETPPYDRDIPWDGLDGLGNPIPTNTNLSVQYSYSQGYYHLPVYDVEHLRTGMQVQAVRPATPQPYDPKFFYDDQAITETLPGGQPALELNGCTPPCHYWDAYDYGNVNTINTFWYAYRSATNVTIPFETPPPTCAGCPFVPFEIIGSVFLDTDANGTMDGSDYGFAGVTVNVYNDANNNGTYESGTDPLIDTDVTDSLGNYSLIGQIATDHLIVIDQTTLPSNSTMTTNDLYSVQFSSLYDASCDSMFGFVTYPIAVTDYDTIQDTSIPIVVCVQNNDSDPLGGGLTTSIVTAPVNGGTAVLQGDCIQYTAIPNYIGVDSLLYQVCTPEGLCDSAWVIIQIGDICGDGIDNDGDGIIDNYSPQIVVTASGTDPYCVGFSDGTLTSSATGGRPPYSITWIENSLPFASTADVNGLGAGTYIVSYEDANGCKESQTVTLTEDNCPPIANNDFNNTLVDVPVSGNVVTNDIDLNGDNLIVNTTPVSGPSHGSVTLNANGTYTYTPNSGYEGEDEFVYRVCDDGTPSLCDQATVYIEVIPITSGNEPPIANADVAQTMQDVPVTGNVLVNDGDPDGNNIILNTTPITGPTNGTVTLNPDGSFTYTPNSGFTGTDTYIYSICDDATPSLCDTAVVTINVLPDSGPGNDPPFAGDDGALTPQDVPVSGNLLTNDFDPNGDNIIINTTQVSGSSNGTVTISSNGDYTYTPNSGFIGADQFVYQICDDGTPSLCATATCYITVYPDNNPPIATDDINSTLVGVPVSGNVSTNDTDPDGDDLTVNTTLVTNPSNGSVTINPDGSYTYTPNSGFSGEDTFEYVTCDNGIPSLCDTAQVSIQVVPITTGNEPPVAQDDAAQTQVDVPVSGNVLINDDDPDGNNIILNTTPVTGPSHGTVTLNPDGTFTYTPDPGYVGTDVFTYSICDDATPSLCDEAQVTIVVVPNYNGPDNDPPFAGDDAALTPQEVPVSGDLLANDFDPNGDNITINTTPVSGPSHGTVVINPNGTYTYTPNPGYTGPDQYVYEICDDGTPSLCAQATCYITVYPDNNPPTAVNDFNNTLVDTPVSGNVATNDSDPDGDNLTVNTTLVSGPSNGTVTMNPDGSYTYTPNPGYVGEDTFTYEICDDGIPSLCDQATVTISVIPVTNDNDPPVANPDAYVTQVGVPVGGNITANDDDPDGDNIMLNTTPLTGPSHGTVTVNANGNIVYTPNPGYVGQDSFTYQICDDGTPVLCNQTTVTITVLPDYNGPDNDPPFAGDDAALTPMNVPVSGDHLVNDFDPNGDNIIINTTPVSGPSHGTVVINPNGTYTYTPASGYVGPDQFVYQICDDGTPSLCAQATCYITVFPGPGISYTTTEPLCNGNANGSINITVTNATPPLTYSWSNGATTEDLNNVAAGTYVVTVTDAQGSVLQQTIQLTQPDVLGTTVDVQDETIVNGCNGSATANPTGGTGPYTYLWSDGQTTQTATGLCAGIYTVTITDANGCTVTTSRVINPPSCDLDVNVTGQPVGCNGGTNGSVLATPITQQNNTPFTYAWSNGATTQQITAVAAGPYSVTVTDAIGCTASGSFTVTEPPLLGVTTSVVDEQTFNGCDGSATATATGGTSPFLYEWSDGQLGQTASNLCPGNYTVTITDANGCTSSRTITVNALSCGGFAVSVNTYNLSCFNASDGAAVAVVSGGTAPFTYFWPTGGSSADSLANLGAGTFTVQVTDSVNCQQTASGVVTQPAVLQAATAVDPVTCHGLANGAIELTVTGGTTPYSYSWSNGATTEDINNLGPGTYGVSILDAHGCTANSSGSVTEPDTLGASSVDTDVTCFGGSDGAIDLTATGGLPPYNYSWSNGQTTQDVSNLSAGAYSVTFADQNGCVFVYSTTIDQASQFNPTITADGPTTFCNGDSVVLTATAGDNYLWSTGATTQSITVFASGVYTVHVVTAEGCSGDSGPVQVTVNSNPTPTINPIGPTTFCQGGSVTLTTGSYATYEWSTGATTQSISVSTSGTYTVTVTDGNGCSAASASVTVTVNPLPTPTIDADGPLTFCQGDNVVLTASSASAWQWSNGANTQQVTVTTAGTYTVTVTDANSCVGTSDPVTVQVNSNPTPTVTPDGPTTFCDGDSVVLTSSVADSYAWSTGATTQSITVYSSGTYTVTVTDANSCSGASAPVTVTVNSNPTPTITANNDLEFCDGDSVVLTSSLASSYLWSTGATTRSITVFATGDYYVTATLGTGCAGTSDTVSVTAFPNPTPTVTANGPTTFCQGGSVDLTSTPGASYLWNTGATGQTITVTTTGQRWVTVTSINGCSGVSDTVDVVVNPNPTPTITPDGPLEFCDGDSVTLTASAAASYLWSNGATTQSTVVYASGTYSVTVTDANGCSGTSGSVTVNVNQLPFSFIFATGPTTFCEGDSVDLVARQSAGYLWNTGDTTRIITVNTSGTYSVTVFDANGCQSESNEITVTVNPNPTPTVSANGPLAFCDGESVILTLSGSGTYTWNTGEITRNISVGETGSYWGTVVDNNGCEGQSDTVDVTVWDLPQPEVTTIGTPSFCAGDTIWLTTTEPFESYLWTNTGDTTQTTYAVQTGFYTVLVTDTNGCQGLSPEDLITVNVNPTPTTTPDGTVEICQGDTITITSVMAESYLWTTGDTTQAIQIWQAGTYNVSATDQNGCTGTSADVIVIVNQLPTPTIVPDGDLDFCLGGTVGLSTQNYETYSWSNGANSQAILVNQSGTYTVTVTDSTGCAAAAASIDVTVHQPPTVNINVTGPHQFCFGDSAVLTATPGYNGYLWSNGATTQSITVYTSGSFNVTVTDEYGCEGTSPLTTIEVYSLPNIDIIANGPTEFCQGDSVVLTATGGMNYHWSNGASGPSIVVYTAGSYYVTGSNQFGCQDVSASVSVLVNQPPTVFVFPDGPTEFCQGGSVDLVASGADSYLWSTNETGPIITVTQSGLYHVTGTDANGCSTQSGNVQVTEYPEPVPTITASGPTEFCDGDSVVLTASTANSYSWSTGETTQSITVFVAGSYQVTVVDANGCTGTSARVTVDVWSNPTPTITPDGPTEFCDGDSVTLAAPTGFEEYLWSTGDTTETIVVMVGGTYNVAVTDEGGCSGVSPDVTVTVYANPVPVISASDTVVCDGQIVTLTSTQAVGYEWNTTANTQQITVTTSGIYSVEVTDGNGCMGTDSIEITVNPTPTPVPVITPDGPTTFCDGDSVTLMVDTWNSYMWTPTGDTTQNITVGESGTYIVTVTNEYGCDAAAAGVTVTVNPLPTPTIQSTGDGMLCAGESITLSTGLFNSYEWSTGDTTQAIDVDTTGLYNVTVTNSFGCEGTSEDFEVTQHPLPEISIDADGPTTICAGSEVTLTAVGNGPYLWSTGDTTQTITVSDEGVYFVQATDTVTGCSGVSDDVVVSYFPDFVPEITADGPTAFCDGGQVVLTATEGLSYTWSTADTTQSITVSTSGVYQVTVVDTNGCSGTATRTITVLPTPQTQIIPDSQFPYCDGDVVTLTATGVPFVDDFEWNTGETSQTIQVTQSGVYTVTVTNPLGCSSSASLPIGFLPLPPANINVDGGSSICEGDQVTLTASGLPFGNDYMWSNGENTQSITVSEAGTYTVTVTSVTGCSNTSEPVTIDVVPGPTADVSVLPDTAVCVGDTVTLGATGGENYMWSNGETTPSITFVATENATYSVEVTNTGCDQVATAGASIVVQQYPMAGFTVGDTDLGKPVEFTDTSLVPPLYSWSWQFGDGQTSSDQSPNHDYEAPGQYTVSLIVSTSAGCMDTASQAIDVEEFFTITNVLTPNGDDINDYIWITSSLAKQIDAKVYNRWGFSVWEAVGTDLRFTGKTSEGVDLEAGTYYYTIVLDYDDAGVREMTGYITLIR